From one Peptoniphilaceae bacterium AMB_02 genomic stretch:
- the pstC gene encoding phosphate ABC transporter permease subunit PstC, translated as MMEMNSVASNKNKNKHKRYLETSAEVLFFILTLASILAVALICGFIFVNGIPAIYKIGVKEFLFGTEWMPTATPPRFGIFPMILGSIYVTAGAIVIGVPIGVLTAIYMAGFSSKRYYKTLKTALNLMAGIPSIVYGFFALMVIVPFFKKLFGGSGFSMLTAMVVLVIMILPTIIGLSEAAIRAVPKSYYEGALAMGVTHEYAMGLVVVPAAKSGILSAVILGVGRAIGETMAVVMIAGNQPNIPTSLFKGARTMTSNIIMEMAYAAGLHREALLGTGAILFIFILIINILFNAVNRRALK; from the coding sequence ATGATGGAAATGAATTCAGTAGCGTCTAACAAAAATAAAAATAAGCATAAACGCTATCTGGAGACTTCCGCTGAAGTATTATTTTTCATACTGACTCTAGCTTCTATTTTAGCAGTAGCTTTAATTTGTGGTTTTATTTTTGTGAATGGAATACCGGCTATTTATAAAATAGGTGTAAAAGAGTTTTTATTCGGTACAGAATGGATGCCAACCGCGACTCCCCCGAGGTTTGGCATCTTTCCAATGATCCTGGGTAGTATCTATGTTACTGCCGGAGCTATTGTGATTGGTGTACCGATAGGAGTATTGACGGCTATATATATGGCGGGATTCTCAAGTAAGCGCTATTATAAAACATTAAAGACGGCTCTAAATCTAATGGCAGGGATACCTTCTATAGTTTACGGTTTTTTTGCGCTAATGGTTATAGTTCCGTTTTTTAAAAAATTATTCGGTGGCTCAGGTTTCAGTATGCTGACGGCTATGGTAGTTCTTGTAATTATGATACTTCCTACGATTATAGGATTGTCTGAAGCTGCAATTCGAGCAGTTCCCAAATCGTATTACGAAGGAGCACTTGCAATGGGTGTTACTCATGAGTATGCTATGGGTCTGGTAGTAGTACCGGCTGCAAAATCAGGGATTCTATCTGCGGTCATACTTGGAGTAGGTAGAGCTATAGGTGAGACGATGGCAGTGGTTATGATTGCCGGAAATCAACCTAATATTCCGACAAGTCTTTTTAAAGGTGCGAGGACAATGACCTCCAATATTATTATGGAGATGGCATATGCAGCTGGATTACACAGAGAAGCACTACTTGGTACCGGAGCAATACTATTTATCTTTATATTGATAATAAATATATTATTTAATGCTGTTAATAGGAGGGCTTTGAAATGA
- a CDS encoding substrate-binding domain-containing protein: protein MKKLFGIIALTLCMSMIFVGCNTSDNKSEEPTKQEEKSEVKEDKVEDKKTEDKEEDKKEDKKDADKADSKEIIVVSREAGSGTRGAFVELTGVEEDKQDNTYAEAVIQNGTDAVMTTVSNDANAIGYISLGSLNETVKALKVDGVEASVEDIKNGSYKISRPFNICYIDGELNEAAQNFVEFIFSEEGQKIVEEKGYITVKDDAKPFEKKEGLKAQLTIGGSTSVTPVMEALAEAYAHLNPDVEINIESTGSTAGVTGAIDGTVDIGMASRELKEEELAKLKGEAIALDGIAVIVSNDNPVTDISTESIKDVFTGKVLDWKDVK, encoded by the coding sequence ATGAAAAAACTGTTTGGAATTATTGCACTAACACTTTGTATGTCGATGATTTTTGTTGGATGTAATACATCTGATAATAAATCTGAGGAGCCTACAAAGCAAGAAGAAAAATCAGAGGTAAAAGAAGATAAAGTAGAAGATAAGAAGACCGAAGATAAAGAAGAGGACAAGAAAGAAGACAAGAAAGATGCTGACAAGGCTGATAGTAAAGAAATCATCGTTGTTTCAAGAGAGGCCGGATCAGGTACAAGAGGAGCGTTTGTAGAGCTTACAGGTGTTGAGGAAGATAAGCAAGACAATACTTATGCTGAAGCTGTTATTCAAAACGGAACCGATGCAGTTATGACTACTGTATCAAATGATGCAAATGCTATTGGATATATTTCTCTAGGTTCATTAAATGAGACGGTAAAAGCACTAAAAGTTGATGGAGTGGAAGCATCTGTTGAAGATATTAAGAACGGTTCATATAAGATTTCAAGACCTTTCAATATCTGTTATATCGATGGTGAACTAAATGAAGCCGCTCAGAATTTTGTGGAGTTTATATTTAGTGAAGAAGGACAAAAAATCGTTGAAGAAAAAGGTTATATCACTGTAAAGGACGATGCTAAACCTTTTGAGAAGAAAGAAGGACTAAAAGCACAACTTACTATCGGTGGATCTACATCAGTTACTCCGGTAATGGAAGCTCTTGCTGAGGCTTATGCTCATCTTAATCCTGATGTTGAAATCAATATTGAGTCTACCGGATCTACTGCAGGGGTAACAGGAGCAATTGACGGTACTGTTGATATCGGAATGGCTTCAAGAGAGCTTAAGGAAGAAGAACTTGCTAAGCTTAAAGGCGAAGCAATTGCACTTGATGGTATTGCAGTAATTGTAAGTAATGATAATCCTGTAACTGACATCAGCACAGAATCTATTAAAGATGTATTTACAGGAAAAGTACTTGATTGGAAGGATGTAAAATAA
- a CDS encoding ABC transporter ATP-binding protein — translation MSKLELQNIYYRYKGSNKDVLKDVTATFDKGKLHAIVGPSGSGKTTLLSIMAGLDEPTRGSIFIDGKDLKEMDADEYRRDCISMIFQAYQLFPLLTSLENVCFPMEYKGVDPKTAAETGREVLNALGIKGDKQGRYPANLSGGEQQRVAIARTLATGAKIILADEPTGNLDDDNTERILDILKQLAHEQNFCIIVVTHDTELAESCDTIWKITEGEMTEMVRESVK, via the coding sequence ATGTCAAAACTGGAATTGCAAAATATCTACTACAGATATAAAGGAAGTAATAAAGATGTATTAAAAGATGTAACGGCAACATTTGATAAAGGGAAGCTCCATGCAATAGTCGGACCGTCTGGAAGTGGAAAGACAACGCTGCTCTCCATAATGGCAGGACTGGATGAACCCACGAGAGGATCCATCTTTATAGATGGGAAAGACCTTAAAGAAATGGATGCAGATGAATACAGGAGAGACTGTATATCGATGATATTTCAGGCATATCAACTATTTCCACTACTGACCTCTCTTGAAAATGTATGCTTCCCAATGGAGTATAAGGGAGTTGATCCTAAGACAGCAGCCGAAACAGGAAGAGAAGTACTAAACGCCCTGGGAATAAAAGGAGATAAGCAGGGTAGATACCCTGCCAACCTCTCCGGAGGAGAACAGCAAAGGGTGGCCATAGCCAGAACCCTAGCAACAGGAGCCAAAATAATACTTGCAGATGAACCGACCGGAAACCTGGACGATGACAATACGGAAAGAATCCTTGATATATTAAAACAGCTTGCTCACGAACAAAACTTCTGCATAATAGTTGTAACTCATGATACAGAGCTTGCTGAGTCATGCGATACAATATGGAAGATAACGGAAGGGGAGATGACGGAGATGGTTAGGGAGAGTGTTAAATAG
- the pstB gene encoding phosphate ABC transporter ATP-binding protein PstB: MSKIEIKNFNSYYGDFHAINNVDMTINKNEVTAFIGPSGCGKSTLLRSINRMNDLVESFRRDGNILLDGKDIWSETDVFDLRKRVGMVFQKPNPFPMSIYDNIAFGPRTHGVKDKKTLDQIVETSLKNAAIWDEVKDELKKSALSLSGGQQQRICIARALAVDPEVLLLDEPTSALDPISTSKIEDLLDELKKEYTIVIVTHNMQQAARVSDKTGFFLLGNLVEFAPTDTIFSAPKDERTENYITGRFG; encoded by the coding sequence ATGAGTAAAATCGAAATTAAAAACTTTAATTCATATTATGGCGACTTTCATGCTATAAACAATGTGGATATGACGATAAACAAAAATGAAGTAACTGCTTTTATAGGACCGTCCGGATGTGGTAAATCTACACTTCTAAGGTCCATAAACAGGATGAATGATCTGGTTGAAAGCTTTAGAAGAGATGGGAATATACTTCTGGATGGCAAGGATATTTGGAGCGAGACGGATGTATTTGATTTAAGAAAAAGAGTAGGAATGGTGTTTCAAAAACCAAATCCGTTCCCAATGTCAATTTACGACAATATAGCTTTTGGACCTAGAACTCACGGTGTAAAGGACAAGAAGACACTGGACCAAATAGTTGAAACCAGTTTAAAGAATGCGGCAATTTGGGATGAGGTTAAAGATGAACTTAAGAAATCCGCGTTATCATTATCGGGAGGACAGCAGCAGAGAATCTGTATTGCCAGAGCTCTTGCGGTAGATCCTGAAGTTCTACTATTGGACGAACCTACTTCTGCTCTTGATCCAATTTCCACTTCAAAGATTGAAGATTTGCTTGACGAACTAAAAAAGGAGTATACAATAGTAATTGTAACGCACAATATGCAGCAAGCTGCAAGGGTATCTGACAAGACCGGATTTTTCCTCCTTGGGAATTTGGTGGAGTTTGCGCCTACCGATACTATTTTTTCAGCTCCTAAGGATGAGAGAACAGAAAACTATATAACAGGAAGATTTGGTTAA
- a CDS encoding response regulator transcription factor → MDKIFIVEDDQNIKQLIIYALNSSGFEAHGFENAEDLYNRLETELPVLFVLDIMLDGDDGYQILEKLRSNPNTEKIPAIMLTAKAAEYDKVRGLDMGADDYITKPFGVMELISRIKAVLRRTQDDDIKEIVEYKDIEIDLKKRTVEVSGEPTELTYKEFELLHFLIINAEIVLSRDKIMSAVWGFDYQGESRTVDVHIRTLRQKLKEAGNYIVTVRNVGYKIGE, encoded by the coding sequence ATGGATAAAATCTTTATAGTTGAGGATGATCAAAATATAAAGCAGCTGATAATTTATGCGCTCAATTCTAGCGGGTTTGAAGCACATGGATTTGAAAATGCTGAAGACTTATATAATAGACTGGAAACAGAACTACCGGTCTTATTTGTATTGGATATAATGCTCGACGGAGACGATGGATATCAAATACTCGAGAAGTTAAGGTCTAATCCCAATACCGAGAAAATCCCGGCAATTATGTTGACAGCTAAAGCTGCAGAATACGATAAAGTTCGGGGCTTAGATATGGGGGCTGATGATTATATTACAAAACCATTCGGTGTAATGGAACTAATATCTAGAATTAAAGCGGTCCTAAGAAGAACTCAAGATGATGATATAAAAGAGATCGTCGAATATAAAGATATAGAAATTGATTTAAAGAAGAGAACTGTAGAAGTTTCCGGAGAACCGACAGAGCTTACCTATAAAGAGTTTGAGCTCTTACACTTTTTAATAATAAATGCTGAGATTGTTCTTAGCAGAGACAAGATAATGAGCGCGGTATGGGGATTCGACTATCAAGGCGAGAGCAGAACAGTAGATGTTCATATAAGGACTTTAAGGCAAAAACTTAAAGAAGCCGGAAATTATATAGTAACCGTTAGAAATGTGGGTTATAAAATAGGAGAGTAG
- the pstA gene encoding phosphate ABC transporter permease PstA has product MKTKSKIFKTFVYTAAALTFAILIFIIADLFIKGIPYIKPEMFALKYSSSNLSMMPAIINTMIMVVLAILMAGPVGIITAIYLNEYASSTNILIKPVKLTSQTLAGIPSIVYGLFGSLFFVTFLGWKYSLLAGACTLAIMILPIFITSTEEALLSVSKDLREASFGLGAMNLRTIFRIVLPYAMPGILAGIVLSVGRIVGETAALIFTAGSSPRIPRNLFSSGRTLSTHMYILSGEGMHKNEAYATGVILILVVLVMNFISSRMAASIGKGGIDE; this is encoded by the coding sequence ATGAAAACTAAAAGTAAGATTTTTAAAACTTTCGTATATACAGCTGCTGCATTAACTTTTGCAATCCTTATTTTTATTATAGCTGATTTGTTTATTAAGGGGATTCCTTATATAAAGCCTGAAATGTTTGCACTTAAGTACAGTTCTTCAAATCTGTCTATGATGCCTGCAATTATAAATACGATGATAATGGTTGTTCTTGCAATACTAATGGCAGGACCGGTAGGGATTATTACTGCAATATATTTAAACGAATACGCAAGTAGTACTAATATCCTTATCAAACCCGTTAAGTTGACATCTCAAACACTTGCAGGGATACCTTCGATAGTTTATGGACTTTTCGGTTCGCTTTTCTTTGTAACTTTTTTAGGCTGGAAGTATTCGCTTTTAGCAGGTGCTTGTACTCTGGCAATTATGATTCTACCAATTTTCATAACCAGTACTGAGGAAGCTCTTTTGTCCGTATCAAAAGATTTACGAGAAGCGAGCTTCGGTCTTGGTGCTATGAATCTTAGAACTATTTTTAGAATTGTACTTCCTTATGCTATGCCTGGAATTCTAGCAGGGATAGTCTTATCTGTAGGTAGGATTGTCGGAGAGACGGCTGCTCTTATTTTTACAGCAGGTTCATCTCCTAGAATCCCTAGAAATCTTTTTAGTTCAGGAAGAACACTATCTACACATATGTATATATTATCAGGTGAAGGTATGCATAAGAATGAAGCTTATGCGACTGGTGTAATATTGATTTTAGTCGTACTCGTTATGAACTTTATTTCTTCAAGGATGGCTGCGAGTATTGGAAAGGGCGGTATTGATGAGTAA
- the phoU gene encoding phosphate signaling complex protein PhoU, which translates to MRVIYEKQLNKLKIELNEMGRYITQSIEDSMKALKTRDMELAKTVKENESEIIELERQIETRCVKLIMKQQPVAGDLRFISQAMKMINYMGRIGRQSADIAEIIILMVNGKDIPTLTNLDRMSEITVKNVLDAVCSYTNSDADLVKSVIINEDKIDKCFDMVKTEIIEKLRSGEDNSAILIDLLMISKYLERIGDHAERIAIGLSYSIAIEE; encoded by the coding sequence ATGAGAGTTATCTATGAAAAACAATTAAACAAGTTAAAAATTGAACTCAATGAGATGGGAAGATATATAACTCAGTCGATAGAAGATTCAATGAAAGCACTTAAAACTAGAGATATGGAGCTTGCTAAAACGGTAAAAGAAAATGAGTCTGAAATTATAGAACTTGAAAGACAAATTGAGACTAGATGTGTTAAACTAATAATGAAGCAGCAACCGGTAGCAGGTGATTTAAGGTTTATCTCACAGGCTATGAAAATGATTAACTATATGGGCAGGATAGGAAGACAATCTGCTGATATCGCTGAGATTATCATATTGATGGTAAATGGGAAAGATATACCTACTTTAACAAATTTGGACCGTATGAGCGAGATTACTGTAAAAAATGTATTGGACGCAGTATGTTCGTATACTAACTCCGATGCGGATCTTGTTAAGAGCGTTATTATAAATGAAGACAAAATAGATAAGTGTTTTGACATGGTTAAAACCGAAATAATAGAAAAGTTAAGAAGCGGAGAGGATAATTCTGCTATATTAATAGATTTATTGATGATTTCAAAATATCTGGAGAGAATAGGAGATCATGCAGAGAGGATCGCTATCGGATTAAGCTATTCGATTGCAATTGAAGAATAA